The following are encoded together in the Lactuca sativa cultivar Salinas chromosome 1, Lsat_Salinas_v11, whole genome shotgun sequence genome:
- the LOC111890334 gene encoding zeatin O-glucosyltransferase, whose amino-acid sequence MTGGDQSRVVVVMVPFVAHGHLNQLLHLSGFISTYDIPVHFVSTAAHLSQARARHHSFSDNNHIHFHAFPTPPFTTPPPNSSIPFPSHLQSSFDSTLHLRRPVADLIISLSQTATRVAVIHDSLMSYVVQDVKSIPNAETYNFRPLSAFYTFWDFWEKAGRPFPVDRNLLNRLPSQSETATPEFKKFTKLQQAHMNLAVGELFDSSRAIEGEFIEYLEREEISGKKKKIWAIGPVNPVQIPYDVTPSETRHRCLQWLDNQPVNSVIYVSFGTTTTFSDDQIRELAIGLEKSEHKFIWVVRAADMADAGNSCGGDTMVRLPDGFEERVNGRGLIERRWAPQLEILGHFATGGFMSHCGWNSSMESISMGVPMATWPMHSDQPRNAFLITDVLGIGVVVKGWERRKELVTAVAVEEAVKRLMGSEEGEEMRRRATRLGDDVKRSVTEGGVRCLEMDSFISHITRHTQTLHISAE is encoded by the coding sequence ATGACCGGCGGCGACCAAAGCcgtgtggtggtggtgatggttccGTTCGTAGCACACGGTCATCTCAACCAGCTTCTCCACCTCTCCGGCTTCATATCAACCTACGACATTCCCGTCCACTTCGTCTCCACTGCCGCTCACCTCAGCCAAGCCCGAGCCCGCCACCACAGTTTCTCCGATAACAATCACATCCACTTCCACGCATTCCCAACACCTCCCTTTACTACCCCTCCTCCAAACTCCTCCATCCCCTTCCCTTCCCACCTCCAATCCTCCTTCGACTCCACCCTCCATCTCCGCCGCCCTGTCGCAGATCTTATCATTTCCCTCTCACAAACAGCTACTAGAGTCGCCGTCATCCACGACTCTCTAATGTCATACGTCGTTCAAGACGTCAAATCGATACCAAACGCCGAGACATACAACTTCCGTCCACTCTCCGCCTTCTACACCTTCTGGGATTTCTGGGAGAAAGCCGGCAGACCCTTTCCGGTTGACAGGAATTTGCTAAACCGCCTTCCTTCTCAAAGTGAAACTGCCACTCCGGAGTTCAAAAAATTCACAAAACTTCAACAAGCCCACATGAATCTCGCCGTCGGGGAGTTATTCGATTCCTCGAGAGCCATCGAAGGCGAATTCATCGAATATCTAGAGAGAGAAGAGATCTccgggaagaagaagaagatatggGCTATTGGGCCGGTTAATCCCGTCCAAATTCCATATGATGTGACACCTTCAGAAACCCGCCACAGATGCTTGCAATGGCTTGACAATCAACCTGTTAATTCCGTCATTTACGTTTCTTTTGGAACGACGACCACCTTCAGCGATGATCAAATTAGGGAGTTGGCTATCGGCTTAGAGAAAAGTGAACATAAGTTTATCTGGGTGGTTCGAGCAGCAGACATGGCGGATGCGGGCAATTCCTGCGGCGGCGATACGATGGTTCGATTGCCCGATGGGTTTGAAGAGAGGGTTAACGGGAGAGGTTTGATTGAGCGGCGATGGGCACCTCAACTAGAGATTTTGGGGCATTTTGCGACGGGAGGATTTATGAGTCATTGTGGATGGAATTCGAGCATGGAGAGTATATCGATGGGAGTGCCAATGGCGACATGGCCGATGCACTCCGATCAGCCGAGAAATGCGTTTCTGATTACGGATGTTCTTGGAATTGGTGTGGTGGTGAAGGGTTGGGAGCGGAGGAAGGAGTTGGTGACGGCGGTGGCGGTGGAAGAGGCCGTTAAGAGACTGATGGGTTCGGAGGAAGGGGAGGAGATGCGGAGGAGAGCCACCAGGTTGGGGGATGACGTCAAGAGATCGGTGACGGAAGGTGGAGTACGCTGTTTAGAGATGGATTCGTTTATTTCTCATATAACCAGACATACGCAGACCTTACACATTTCTGCAGAGTAG